The proteins below come from a single Corynebacterium cystitidis genomic window:
- a CDS encoding cation diffusion facilitator family transporter, giving the protein MHARADGLSSIAVVVGVIGVWLGFERADAIAGLLIAAVITMTMINSLALVVRRILDGVDPQAMHALKSAVAGVDGVEAVERVRARCRFQHRRHHSRGACRLAQCVQIEQSGS; this is encoded by the coding sequence GTGCATGCGCGTGCCGACGGCCTCAGCTCAATCGCCGTGGTAGTCGGTGTGATCGGTGTGTGGCTCGGTTTCGAGCGTGCCGACGCGATTGCCGGTTTGCTGATTGCCGCAGTGATCACAATGACCATGATCAACTCCTTGGCACTTGTGGTGCGACGCATCCTCGACGGCGTGGACCCTCAAGCAATGCATGCCCTTAAAAGCGCTGTCGCTGGTGTTGATGGGGTAGAGGCAGTTGAGCGAGTCCGTGCGCGATGTCGCTTCCAACATCGACGGCATCACAGTCGAGGTGCGTGCAGGCTAGCCCAGTGTGTGCAGATAGAACAGTCAGGAAGCTAG
- a CDS encoding spermidine synthase: MPKPHKPRRMKKRITGEYLIDTGTARIVADPVRDGSYVLELNDVPSSQIILGAPRVLVFPYMRWIAAAIDPLLDKRPLAHVVHLGGAGCALPSYVADKYHATRNTVVEYDAAVADLVRWAFELNDDLLFKITDARQAIEEMLDNEADVIIRDVFAGPDPPRHVRTIEFFREVRRVLAPSGVYIANVGDYAELPNAREDLASMLEVFDFVGAIGPRDMLDGRAYGNIVLWGSDQPLNYVGAESSRGKEWARELTNGTQPLRD, translated from the coding sequence ATGCCAAAACCGCACAAGCCGCGCCGGATGAAAAAGCGCATCACCGGTGAGTACCTGATCGACACCGGCACCGCCCGCATTGTTGCCGACCCCGTCCGCGACGGCTCCTACGTCCTTGAGCTCAACGACGTCCCCTCCTCCCAAATCATCCTGGGTGCCCCGCGCGTTCTTGTTTTTCCGTACATGCGCTGGATTGCTGCTGCCATCGACCCGCTGCTGGACAAGCGCCCGCTGGCACACGTGGTCCACCTGGGTGGGGCTGGGTGTGCGCTGCCGTCCTATGTGGCCGATAAGTACCACGCCACACGCAACACTGTGGTGGAGTATGACGCAGCTGTGGCAGACCTGGTGCGCTGGGCTTTTGAGCTTAACGACGACCTCCTGTTTAAGATCACCGATGCCCGCCAGGCAATAGAAGAGATGCTTGACAACGAGGCCGACGTGATCATCCGCGACGTGTTTGCAGGGCCGGATCCGCCCCGCCACGTGCGCACCATCGAATTCTTCCGTGAGGTACGCCGCGTGCTAGCTCCGAGCGGTGTATACATTGCGAATGTCGGCGACTACGCCGAGTTACCAAATGCACGTGAGGATCTTGCCAGCATGCTCGAGGTTTTCGACTTTGTCGGCGCAATTGGCCCACGCGACATGCTTGACGGCCGCGCCTACGGCAATATCGTGCTGTGGGGGTCCGACCAACCGCTGAACTACGTTGGCGCGGAGTCTTCGCGCGGTAAAGAGTGGGCCCGCGAGCTGACAAACGGTACCCAACCGCTGCGGGACTAG
- a CDS encoding 2'-5' RNA ligase family protein gives MSPDNILLRLLEDQEAYVREVFAALEARGLPKQNQTPHITITFAKQMAPEVVQRARELLPPLMPATLRRAGVVVFGIKSKQTVCWLLEASEELEAATRELSALNPEGHGARWVPHLTVGLRIPRGLVPDYIAALDDETSGHFKELVGHRAVLWQPRFQKLTELADEHR, from the coding sequence ATGTCTCCCGACAATATTTTGCTGCGCCTGCTGGAGGATCAAGAAGCCTATGTGCGCGAGGTATTCGCCGCGTTGGAGGCACGCGGCTTGCCCAAACAGAACCAAACTCCACACATCACCATCACTTTTGCCAAGCAGATGGCACCGGAGGTGGTGCAACGGGCTCGTGAGTTACTGCCACCGCTGATGCCGGCGACGTTGCGGCGCGCCGGGGTGGTGGTGTTCGGCATAAAATCCAAACAAACGGTGTGCTGGCTGCTTGAGGCCAGCGAAGAGCTAGAAGCAGCCACGCGTGAGCTCAGCGCCCTGAACCCCGAGGGCCACGGTGCGCGCTGGGTGCCACATCTGACCGTGGGTTTGCGCATTCCGCGTGGGCTTGTGCCCGACTATATCGCAGCACTTGACGACGAGACCTCCGGCCACTTCAAAGAGCTAGTGGGGCACAGGGCGGTGCTGTGGCAGCCCCGGTTCCAAAAGCTCACGGAGCTTGCCGACGAGCACCGCTAG